A window of Macrotis lagotis isolate mMagLag1 chromosome X, bilby.v1.9.chrom.fasta, whole genome shotgun sequence contains these coding sequences:
- the LOC141496827 gene encoding ribosyldihydronicotinamide dehydrogenase [quinone]-like, with amino-acid sequence MAGKRVLIVYAHQEPKSMNGSLKDAAVAELSRQGCQVTVSDLYAMNFEPRATRKDIEGPISNSEFFNYAIETHEAYKKESLSSDIAAEQKKLQEADLVIFQFPLYWYSMPAIMKGWIDRVFCHGFAFEVPQYFDKGFFQNKLALLSFTTAGSAEKYFKSDIGGDIRYILWPLQHGMLHFCGFKVLAPQINFAPEYVSEDKRKEMVVSWAKRLTTIWDEKPIHCIPSWYFE; translated from the exons ATGGCAG GGAAACGCGTCCTCATCGTCTATGCGCATCAGGAGCCCAAGTCCATGAACGGATCCTTGAAGGATGCAGCGGTGGCTGAACTGAGCCGCCAGGGCTGCCAAGTCACCGTGTCTGACCTGTACGCGATGAACTTTGAGCCACGGGCCACCAGGAAAGATATTGAGG GTCCTATAAGCAACTCAGAATTCTTCAATTACGCTATAGAAACACATGAGGCCTATAAGAAAGAATCTCTGTCCAGTGATATAGCTGCAGAGCAGAAGAAACTGCAAGAAGCTGATCTAGTAATATTTCAG TTTCCTTTGTATTGGTACAGCATGCCCGCCATCATGAAGGGCTGGATAGACAGAGTGTTCTGTCACGGATTTGCCTTTGAAGTCCCACAATACTTTGACAAAGGTTTCTTCCAG AATAAATTAGCCCTCCTTTCATTCACTACTGCTGGGTCTGCTGAGAAGTATTTTAAAAGCGATATTGGTGGAGATATCAGATACATCTTATGGCCTCTACAG CATGGTATGTTACATTTCTGTGGTTTCAAAGTTCTTGCCCCACAAATCAATTTTGCTCCTGAATATGtatcagaagacaaaagaaaggagATGGTGGTATCTTGGGCAAAGAGACTGACAACCATTTGGGATGAAAAGCCAATACACTGCATTCCTTCCTGGTACTTTGAATAA